Below is a window of Sandaracinaceae bacterium DNA.
GTCGACAAGATGGTCATCTGGGGCAACCACTCGGCCACCCAGTACCCGGACGCGTTCCACGCCGAGGTGAACGGCAAGACCGTCGCCGCGCACGTCGACGACCAGGCCTGGATCGAGAACACCTTCATCCCGACCGTCCAGACCCGGGGCAAGGCCATCATCGAGGCGCGCGGCTCGAGCAGCGCGGCGAGCGCGGCGAGCGCGGCCATCGACCACATCCGCGACTGGCACCTCGGCACCAACGGCCGCTGGGTCTCGATGGCGGTTCCCTCGGACGGCAGCTACGGCATCCCCGAGGGCCTGGTCTACGGCTTCCCCTGCACCTGCGAGGGCGGCGAGTGGTCCATCGTCCAGGGCCTCGAGATCGACGACTTCAGCCGCGCGCGCATGGACGCCACGGCGAAGGAGCTCCAGGAAGAAGCGGACGCGGTCTCGGACCTGTTCTGAGCCGCGCTTTTTCTGAGCGCCGCATTCGAGCGCCCCGTAGGTCATGGACCTGCGGGGCGTTCGTGCTATCAGGCGCTCGACTTCCGGATCCGCTTCGGATCCGAGCACTTCAGGAGATCCAAATGGCAGTCGAGCGGACCCTTTCCATCATCAAGCCGGACGCGGTCGAGAACCAGAACATCGGCGGGATCCTCGCCATGATCGAGGGCGCGGGCCTGACGATCAAGGCGATGCGCATGATGCACCTGACCCGCCCCATGGCCGAGGGCTTCTACGCGGTGCACAAGGAGCGCCCCTTCTTCGGGGAGCTCGTCGAGTTCATGACCCGCGGCCCGGTGGTCGTGAGCGTGCTCGAGGGCGAAGGCGCCATCACCAAGTACCGCGAGCTCATGGGCGCCACGAACCCGGCGAACGCCGACGAGGGCACCATCCGCAAGGAGTTCGCGAAGGACGTGGGCGAGAACGCGGTCCACGGCTCCGACGCGCCGGAGACGGCCGCGAACGAGATCCGCTACTTCTTCCCGGGCTACGAGGTCTGAGCTCCTTCGGATCCGTCGAACGGCCCGGTGTCGCCTGACGCCGGGCCGTTTCGCGTTCGGAGGCGCGGGCCGGTCGGGCTCGCTATCCTGCCCGCGTGAAGCCCTGGCTCGGTGCGGCGTGTCTCACCGCGATGATCGCGTGCGCCACTCCCTCGGCGCCGAGGCCGCT
It encodes the following:
- the ndk gene encoding nucleoside-diphosphate kinase; this translates as MAVERTLSIIKPDAVENQNIGGILAMIEGAGLTIKAMRMMHLTRPMAEGFYAVHKERPFFGELVEFMTRGPVVVSVLEGEGAITKYRELMGATNPANADEGTIRKEFAKDVGENAVHGSDAPETAANEIRYFFPGYEV